A single genomic interval of Spinacia oleracea cultivar Varoflay chromosome 6, BTI_SOV_V1, whole genome shotgun sequence harbors:
- the LOC110794096 gene encoding phosphatidylinositol/phosphatidylcholine transfer protein SFH6 isoform X3, which yields MQRCQILNKGPWKDPEIAKLIKSGATKLAISNSEERVIADNKMVKNNDVSTAESGSEVMHLFSSRAPGAAALKWKLMPVDEEQKWIIAETVFKYVKSQLFPTIAVRSQNKEPWG from the exons ATGCAGAG GTGTCAAATTCTTAACAAGGGACCTTGGAAAGATCCTGAAATCGCAAAG TTGATTAAATCTGGTGCAACCAAATTAGCTATATCAAACAGCGAAGAGAGGGTTATTGCTGATAACAAGATG GTTAAAAATAATGATGTATCAACTGCAGAGTCTGGATCTGAAGTAATGCATCTTTTTTCTTCTAGAGCACCTGGTGCTGCTGCTTTAAAGTGGAAATTGATGCCAGTTGATGAAGAA CAAAAATGGATCATAGCGGAAACGGTGTTCAAATACGTGAAGAGTCAATTGTTTCCTACGATAGCTGTTCGCAGCCAAAATAAAGA
- the LOC110794096 gene encoding lactoylglutathione lyase GLX1 isoform X2 encodes MVEGIRAKGGVITREPGPVKGGSTVIAFVKVPTGYIFELIQRCSTPEPLCQVMLRVGDLDCSIKFYEKFEVDQSLFFSPFSSLLLSYNGDRLHLLSPLIKPQNSFTSLSLIVLSTFSSQIYLLLR; translated from the exons ATGGTTGAGGGCATACGAGCTAAGGGTGGTGTCATCACTAGAGAACCTGGTCCAGTGAAAGGAGGATCAACTGTGATAGCTTTCGTGAAGGTTCCTACTGGTTACATCTTTGAGCTGATTCAGAGATGTTCAACTCCTGAACCACTGTGCCAAGTAATGCTTCGTGTTGGTGATCTAGATTGCTCTATCAAGTTCTACGAGAAG TTCGAAGTCGATCAATCTCTGTTTTTCTCTCCCTTCTCTTCACTCCTACTGTCCTACAATGGCGACCGTCTTCATCTTCTTTCCCCACTAATCAAACCTCAAAATTCATTCACTTCCCTCTCTCTTATAGTCTTATCTACCTTCTCCTCCCAAATCTATCTCCTCCTCCGATGA
- the LOC110794096 gene encoding phosphatidylinositol/phosphatidylcholine transfer protein SFH6 isoform X5, with amino-acid sequence MHLHLGFHAEFVKYRCQILNKGPWKDPEIAKLIKSGATKLAISNSEERVIADNKMVKNNDVSTAESGSEVMHLFSSRAPGAAALKWKLMPVDEEI; translated from the exons ATGCATCTTCATTTGGGTTTCCATGCAGAG TTTGTGAAATATAGGTGTCAAATTCTTAACAAGGGACCTTGGAAAGATCCTGAAATCGCAAAG TTGATTAAATCTGGTGCAACCAAATTAGCTATATCAAACAGCGAAGAGAGGGTTATTGCTGATAACAAGATG GTTAAAAATAATGATGTATCAACTGCAGAGTCTGGATCTGAAGTAATGCATCTTTTTTCTTCTAGAGCACCTGGTGCTGCTGCTTTAAAGTGGAAATTGATGCCAGTTGATGAAGAA ATATGA
- the LOC110794096 gene encoding phosphatidylinositol/phosphatidylcholine transfer protein SFH6 isoform X1 — protein sequence MHLHLGFHAEFVKYRCQILNKGPWKDPEIAKLIKSGATKLAISNSEERVIADNKMVKNNDVSTAESGSEVMHLFSSRAPGAAALKWKLMPVDEEQKWIIAETVFKYVKSQLFPTIAVRSQNKEPWG from the exons ATGCATCTTCATTTGGGTTTCCATGCAGAG TTTGTGAAATATAGGTGTCAAATTCTTAACAAGGGACCTTGGAAAGATCCTGAAATCGCAAAG TTGATTAAATCTGGTGCAACCAAATTAGCTATATCAAACAGCGAAGAGAGGGTTATTGCTGATAACAAGATG GTTAAAAATAATGATGTATCAACTGCAGAGTCTGGATCTGAAGTAATGCATCTTTTTTCTTCTAGAGCACCTGGTGCTGCTGCTTTAAAGTGGAAATTGATGCCAGTTGATGAAGAA CAAAAATGGATCATAGCGGAAACGGTGTTCAAATACGTGAAGAGTCAATTGTTTCCTACGATAGCTGTTCGCAGCCAAAATAAAGA
- the LOC110794096 gene encoding lactoylglutathione lyase GLX1 isoform X4, whose protein sequence is MVEGIRAKGGVITREPGPVKGGSTVIAFVKVPTGYIFELIQRCSTPEPLCQVMLRVGDLDCSIKFYEKVYMFAEWYKPWCVLEYPLHGTGAVFDAMVCGT, encoded by the exons ATGGTTGAGGGCATACGAGCTAAGGGTGGTGTCATCACTAGAGAACCTGGTCCAGTGAAAGGAGGATCAACTGTGATAGCTTTCGTGAAGGTTCCTACTGGTTACATCTTTGAGCTGATTCAGAGATGTTCAACTCCTGAACCACTGTGCCAAGTAATGCTTCGTGTTGGTGATCTAGATTGCTCTATCAAGTTCTACGAGAAG GTGTACATGTTTGCAGAGTGGTACAAGCCATGGTGTGTTCTTGAGTACCCTTTACATGGAACTGGAGCAGTTTTTGATGCCATGGTTTGTGGAACTTAA